A genome region from Thermococcus gorgonarius includes the following:
- a CDS encoding PIN domain-containing protein: MGAVIDSNVFIYAAVEDSEYHRSAMDLIHSLDRWIVPTIVVYETVWNFRKLGFSNEDARELIEQILFDPRTSLVDDRQYLLEGFNLLQSLSLAHYVDSVILAIAKDVGALATYDKKLRNRARKLNIKLLPEVVE; encoded by the coding sequence ATGGGAGCCGTGATTGACTCCAACGTCTTCATATATGCTGCAGTTGAAGATTCCGAGTACCACAGGAGCGCCATGGACCTCATTCACTCCCTCGACCGCTGGATCGTGCCAACGATAGTGGTTTACGAGACCGTTTGGAACTTCAGGAAGCTCGGCTTCAGCAATGAGGACGCCCGAGAGCTCATTGAGCAGATACTCTTTGATCCAAGAACTTCCCTTGTGGACGACAGGCAGTACCTCCTTGAGGGCTTTAACCTTCTACAGAGCCTTAGCTTGGCGCACTATGTTGACTCCGTAATCCTTGCGATTGCCAAAGACGTCGGCGCCCTTGCAACCTACGACAAAAAGCTTAGAAACCGCGCGAGGAAACTTAACATTAAACTGCTCCCGGAGGTGGTTGAATGA
- a CDS encoding DUF7344 domain-containing protein, producing the protein MISNAPSNVILGNERRMLLIKFLQMRNGRAELREVVEYIAEKEGNTDRKHRKSVYVSLMQTHIPKLEREGVLTFERGVITLLRVPDNVTLYMEVVGRNDISWSTFYAGISFIFALTALWFGNFLLLFASLTYFLVAVVQHEKTYRVLRPVDKERPKKPDGNGE; encoded by the coding sequence TTGATCAGCAACGCACCCTCCAACGTGATCCTTGGAAACGAGAGGAGGATGCTTCTTATTAAGTTCCTTCAGATGAGGAACGGCAGGGCCGAGCTGAGGGAGGTAGTCGAATACATCGCGGAGAAAGAGGGAAACACCGACAGGAAGCACAGGAAGAGCGTCTACGTGAGCCTCATGCAGACCCACATACCCAAACTTGAGCGTGAAGGCGTTTTGACCTTCGAGCGCGGAGTGATAACGCTCCTCCGGGTTCCCGACAACGTCACCCTCTACATGGAAGTTGTTGGGAGAAACGACATAAGCTGGAGTACCTTCTACGCGGGCATCTCCTTTATCTTTGCCCTTACTGCCCTTTGGTTCGGCAACTTTCTACTCCTGTTTGCTTCACTTACTTACTTCTTGGTTGCAGTGGTTCAGCATGAAAAAACCTACCGGGTTCTGAGGCCTGTGGATAAGGAAAGACCTAAAAAACCTGATGGTAATGGCGAGTAA
- a CDS encoding AbrB/MazE/SpoVT family DNA-binding domain-containing protein — translation MPITKVTRNYQITIPAEIRKALGIKEGEYLTVELRGDEIVIKRARKKWKTFRLGRKLTAEELEMISEEVMEEEMSWEP, via the coding sequence ATGCCGATTACGAAGGTCACCCGGAACTATCAGATAACGATTCCCGCTGAGATCAGGAAGGCCCTCGGCATAAAGGAAGGGGAGTACCTCACTGTTGAGCTGAGGGGGGACGAGATAGTCATCAAAAGGGCAAGGAAAAAGTGGAAAACTTTCAGACTCGGGAGAAAACTAACCGCGGAAGAGCTTGAGATGATCTCAGAGGAGGTCATGGAGGAGGAAATGTCATGGGAGCCGTGA
- a CDS encoding dihydroorotate dehydrogenase, which produces MSLEVELFGIRFENPLILASGINDKVPEQWIRAHEEGAGGVVTKSIGIEPRKGYDNPTIVELPYGLINAMGLPNPGWKGFLEMVDGYTFDFPLIVSIFGGTPEEFAFLAEKLSDVADAFELNLSCPHAKGYGMEIGQKPENVYEVVKAVKDATDKPVIAKLTPNTDDITKLGLAAEKAGADGVSAINTLKAIAIDIYARRPILSNRVGGYSGPGVKPVALRAVYDLARTLDIPVIGIGGITTWQDAVEFLLAGASALQIGTAVSLRGWKVFREINEGIERYLEEEGFSRVKDIVGLALE; this is translated from the coding sequence GTGAGCCTTGAGGTCGAGCTTTTCGGGATAAGGTTCGAGAACCCGCTCATTCTCGCATCCGGAATAAACGACAAGGTGCCTGAGCAGTGGATTCGCGCTCATGAAGAAGGAGCGGGTGGGGTTGTAACGAAATCAATTGGAATCGAGCCGAGGAAGGGCTACGACAACCCGACGATAGTGGAGCTCCCCTACGGCCTCATAAACGCTATGGGACTGCCAAACCCGGGCTGGAAGGGCTTCCTTGAGATGGTTGATGGTTATACCTTTGATTTCCCTCTCATCGTTTCCATCTTCGGCGGAACACCTGAGGAGTTTGCCTTTCTCGCTGAAAAGCTGAGCGATGTTGCAGATGCCTTTGAGCTCAACCTCAGCTGTCCTCACGCGAAAGGTTACGGCATGGAGATCGGCCAGAAACCGGAGAACGTCTACGAAGTTGTTAAAGCCGTCAAGGATGCCACTGATAAGCCCGTCATAGCGAAGCTCACCCCAAACACCGACGATATAACGAAGCTCGGCCTTGCGGCTGAAAAGGCTGGAGCAGATGGTGTTTCTGCCATTAACACGCTGAAGGCGATAGCGATTGACATCTATGCGAGGAGGCCAATCCTCAGCAACAGGGTTGGGGGCTACTCCGGGCCGGGGGTTAAGCCCGTCGCTCTGAGGGCGGTCTACGACCTCGCGAGAACCCTTGACATCCCGGTCATCGGGATTGGAGGCATAACCACCTGGCAGGACGCGGTCGAGTTCCTCCTCGCTGGGGCCTCGGCGCTCCAGATAGGAACGGCCGTTTCCCTCCGCGGCTGGAAGGTCTTCAGGGAGATAAACGAGGGGATTGAGAGGTACCTTGAGGAGGAGGGCTTTTCGAGAGTGAAAGACATCGTCGGCCTCGCCCTCGAGTGA
- a CDS encoding DUF1102 domain-containing protein codes for MRKNIALGIFGLLVAFGLVLGAGANFRDYNADRSVHWEIVSDDNELIDLTPVQPYAYINDGGVLVVDISPENPNWPGYGNGLSPNSEYNFDEVFNVSNDLWEENMSIVVRITSDNSVIQFYGADMDIHDSATGQTVYASDMAKNDVCFVVNNGDAVSVGMDFTVGNDAPGTINNAVIHIEAYRLGTEPAELVGKCGQPESQ; via the coding sequence TTGAGAAAGAATATTGCTTTGGGAATTTTTGGCCTGTTGGTGGCCTTTGGCCTCGTTTTAGGGGCAGGAGCCAACTTCAGGGACTACAACGCGGACAGGAGCGTGCATTGGGAGATAGTCAGCGATGACAACGAGCTCATCGACCTGACTCCAGTGCAGCCCTACGCGTACATAAACGATGGCGGCGTTCTCGTGGTTGACATCAGCCCGGAAAACCCGAACTGGCCAGGATACGGAAACGGCCTCAGCCCGAACTCAGAGTACAACTTTGACGAGGTATTCAACGTGAGCAACGACCTGTGGGAGGAAAACATGAGCATAGTCGTCAGGATAACCAGCGACAACTCAGTTATTCAGTTCTACGGAGCTGACATGGACATACACGACAGTGCAACCGGTCAGACGGTTTACGCGAGCGACATGGCGAAGAACGACGTGTGCTTCGTTGTAAACAACGGCGACGCAGTTAGCGTTGGCATGGACTTCACCGTTGGAAACGACGCACCAGGCACGATCAACAACGCGGTAATACATATTGAAGCCTACAGACTCGGCACCGAGCCAGCAGAACTCGTTGGCAAGTGCGGACAGCCAGAGAGCCAGTGA
- the queC gene encoding 7-cyano-7-deazaguanine synthase QueC — translation MKRAVVLFSGGLDSTACLYWAKRNYDEVIMLTVNYGSNEEKVTNRVAEFFSKELNVPLKIIRLDFLEEFSKLRGTTLVGGETPKVTAQELENMSVAQETAKSVWVPARNVVLISVAASLLDALGGGDIIVGFNAEEGATFPDNTPEFVERMNEMLKYGTLSEVKVVAPLINLDKKGIAKLLKELNAKYEYSNSCYMPRGFTEDGKPIHCGECESCVRRHRGLIEGIGEDRTVYAVEPKI, via the coding sequence ATGAAGCGCGCCGTTGTTCTGTTCTCCGGCGGGCTGGACTCAACGGCCTGCCTCTACTGGGCGAAGAGGAATTACGACGAGGTAATAATGCTCACCGTCAACTACGGCAGCAACGAGGAGAAAGTGACGAACAGGGTGGCGGAGTTCTTTTCGAAAGAATTGAACGTCCCGCTGAAAATAATCAGGCTTGACTTCCTTGAGGAGTTCTCGAAGCTCCGCGGAACGACCCTTGTAGGCGGGGAGACGCCTAAAGTTACCGCTCAGGAGCTTGAAAACATGAGTGTTGCTCAGGAAACTGCCAAGAGCGTCTGGGTTCCAGCGAGAAACGTTGTGCTAATATCGGTCGCGGCGTCGCTTTTGGATGCCCTCGGCGGTGGGGATATAATAGTCGGCTTCAACGCAGAGGAAGGAGCAACTTTCCCGGACAACACTCCTGAGTTCGTGGAGAGAATGAACGAGATGTTGAAATATGGAACGCTAAGCGAGGTCAAGGTCGTTGCCCCGCTCATCAACCTCGACAAGAAGGGGATAGCGAAGCTTTTGAAAGAGTTAAACGCCAAGTACGAGTACTCCAACTCCTGCTACATGCCGAGGGGCTTCACTGAGGACGGAAAGCCGATACACTGCGGCGAGTGCGAGAGCTGCGTGAGGAGACACCGCGGGCTCATTGAGGGTATAGGAGAGGACAGGACTGTCTACGCGGTCGAGCCTAAGATTTGA
- a CDS encoding signal peptidase I: MRKLIEGIITAVIVVILIASVVGFLLDRPIFLSYAYSESMTPTINKGDLFFINPLSKGGEVGDIIVFHRRDGWTVHRIFAVTEAGYITKGDNNVATDQQDGGYPIVKKADVIGKVVTLFGHPLVIRGGGSFIESVRGRLTNVYAIALILLLGVFITFSGSGGGKKRHKKGKGRRYLKIRASTVYALIAVSIVAGFLFITVASWGTLAFTYSSTLAGGQREGWYLPGSTFEKNLSVENNALYPFHYFVEPKGDRIKLLEENEFTVGGRDSHVLGVKVSVPEDTRIYREEIYVRTYPAILPETVIGFLYALNPYLPLLAYALELTAVLLAFSYLAEISREDILRIRIGRRSLLSKLAGDD; the protein is encoded by the coding sequence ATGAGGAAACTGATAGAAGGCATTATAACAGCTGTGATTGTGGTTATCTTGATTGCCTCAGTCGTTGGTTTCCTCCTTGACAGACCCATTTTTTTATCCTACGCTTATTCCGAGAGCATGACCCCAACGATAAACAAGGGGGATCTGTTCTTCATTAACCCGCTCTCAAAGGGCGGGGAAGTCGGTGATATTATTGTCTTTCACAGACGGGACGGCTGGACCGTCCATAGAATATTCGCCGTTACAGAAGCCGGCTACATAACCAAAGGTGACAACAACGTCGCCACGGATCAGCAGGATGGAGGTTACCCCATAGTCAAAAAGGCCGACGTGATAGGAAAAGTGGTGACGCTTTTTGGGCATCCGCTCGTCATAAGGGGAGGGGGCTCGTTTATAGAATCAGTTAGGGGCAGGCTTACCAACGTCTATGCCATAGCTCTCATTCTGCTTCTCGGCGTCTTTATAACCTTCTCGGGCTCGGGGGGAGGAAAAAAGAGACATAAGAAGGGAAAAGGAAGGAGATACCTGAAGATCAGGGCAAGTACTGTCTACGCTTTGATAGCGGTTTCAATAGTGGCTGGTTTCCTCTTCATCACAGTTGCATCGTGGGGGACTCTGGCGTTCACCTACTCGTCAACCCTCGCTGGAGGCCAGAGGGAGGGCTGGTACCTTCCCGGGAGCACCTTTGAGAAGAATCTGAGCGTGGAAAACAACGCCCTCTACCCCTTCCATTACTTTGTCGAGCCTAAGGGAGACAGGATCAAGCTCCTGGAGGAGAACGAGTTCACAGTTGGTGGGAGAGATTCCCACGTCTTGGGCGTGAAGGTCTCGGTTCCAGAGGATACGAGGATCTACCGAGAGGAAATTTATGTGAGAACCTATCCCGCGATACTGCCCGAGACAGTGATTGGGTTCCTCTATGCCCTAAACCCCTACCTCCCTCTCCTGGCTTACGCCCTGGAGCTGACCGCTGTGCTGCTGGCCTTCTCCTATCTCGCTGAGATAAGCAGAGAGGACATCTTGAGAATCAGAATCGGGAGGAGAAGCCTCCTAAGCAAACTGGCAGGAGATGATTGA
- a CDS encoding DUF1102 domain-containing protein, producing the protein MNKLFGLAFLMIGMLLAVGAGANFRYYAADRSASFQVVSDDNELIDLTALQPYVTYDAGKLYVDISQWNPNHNGGNGMSPNTTYVFEEMFQVSNELWENNQTDYPICVKIKTYHDNVLIFAGNYTNPIAGPADNIEFTVEHGNPIPVGMIFDNTDAALGMDQFQMSFEAHAGECAP; encoded by the coding sequence ATGAATAAACTATTTGGACTGGCCTTCCTTATGATTGGAATGCTCCTGGCAGTCGGTGCCGGTGCCAACTTCAGGTACTATGCCGCAGATAGGTCTGCATCATTCCAGGTTGTCTCAGACGACAACGAGCTTATTGATTTGACCGCCTTGCAGCCCTACGTAACCTACGACGCTGGAAAGCTCTACGTGGACATAAGCCAGTGGAACCCGAACCACAACGGCGGAAACGGCATGAGCCCGAACACCACCTACGTCTTTGAGGAGATGTTCCAGGTAAGCAACGAGCTCTGGGAGAACAACCAGACCGACTACCCGATCTGTGTTAAGATAAAGACCTACCACGACAACGTCCTCATCTTCGCGGGCAACTACACCAACCCTATAGCGGGACCTGCCGACAACATAGAGTTCACAGTTGAGCACGGTAACCCCATACCCGTTGGCATGATCTTTGACAACACCGACGCCGCCCTCGGCATGGATCAGTTCCAGATGAGCTTTGAGGCACACGCAGGTGAATGTGCACCGTGA